The Neisseria animaloris genome segment GCCGCCGCATCCCACATCCAGTACGGCTTTGCCGGCAATTTGTGCGTGTCGGTCGATATAATTCAGACGCAGCGGGTTAATGTCATGCAACGGCTTGAATTCACCGTTTCTATCCCACCATTTATGGGCAAGCAGGCTAAATTTATCGATTTCACTATGATCGACATTGTGCTGGTGCTGGCTGTTCATCATATTAATCCTTATAGAAACCGGCCTGGATTTTATATCAAACTCAGGCCGTCTGAAAATCGTCCAGTGCCGCCCATAGCTGCCGTTTCTGTTCGACCTTGAACTTTTTTATCAGAAGTTCGACACGGGCAGCCTGACCACGGGAAATACCCATATACACCAGCCGCATAGATACTGGCTTGTGAATCCGCATATATTTTGCACCCTTCCCCGCCAAATGTAAGGCAAAACGTGCTTCGGGGCAGTTAGTGATGCCGCAATACAGCGAACCGTTTTCGCACAACACCAGATATACGTACCAATCGCCGTCTGAGATTTTTTCAGGTAGAGAAAATAAGGAAAGGTATTCGGCAGATTGCATGGATAAAACCGTTTCAGACGGCCTGTAAAATAATGATTTTAACACCCTGTAGGCCATCTGAAATCAAATTCGGCCGTTTACATCCGAATATGAGTTATTTTAATATAACCGCACTTGTATTATTCCATCTGCAAAAATATGGATTCCATTATAGAACTGCGCCATCTCAAAACCCTGTTGGCGTTGGAAGAAACCGGCAGCGTATCATTGGCTGCAAAACGCGTATTCCTTACCCAGTCCGCCCTGTCTCATCAGATTCGGGCATTGGAAAACTACTACGAAACGCCGTTGTTTGAGCGCAAATCCACCCCGCTGCGCTTTACACCTGCGGGAGAACGCCTGCTTCAGCTGGCACGCGATCTGCTGCCTCAGGTCGCTGCAGCGGAACGGGATATGGCACAAATTATCGAAGGTGAGGCGGGTGAATTGCGTTTGGCTGTAGAATGCCATACCTGCTTCGACTGGCTGATGCCTGCCATGGGAGAATTCCGTCCTTTATGGCCACAAGTGGAGCTGGATATCGTATCAGGCTTCCAAGCCGACCCTGTAGGGCTGCTGCTGCAACATCGAGCCGATTTAGCCATTGTATCTGATGCCGAACCTCAATCTGGTATTACTTTTCAACCGCTGTTTGCCTACGGTATGGTGGGCATTTGCGCCAAAGATCATCCTCTTGCCGCTAAAAATGTTTGGGAAGCGGAAGATTTTGCCGATGAAACGCTGATCACCTACCCCGTGCCCGACGATATGCTTGATTTACTGCGCAAAGTACTGCTGCCCAAAGGCATCAATCCACCCCGTCGCCATAGCGAATTAACAATTGCGATTATCCAGCTCGTCGCCAGCCGCCGGGGCATTGCCGCCCTCCCCTATTGGACAGTGATGCCCTATCTTGAAAAAGACTATGTCATTTCCCGCCCGATTACCGAAAACGGCCTGCAAAGCGAACTTTATGCCGCCATGCGTGCAGAAGATATGGGAAAAACCTATCTGGAAAATTTCTGCCAAATTGTGCGCGACCGCGGATTTGCAGACTTGCCGGGGCTGAGTGTTCTGGAAATGTAAGCCGCTCAAATTTGAACATATAGCGAGAGGCCGTCTGAAAGCGAACCTTGTGAGCTTCGCTTTCAGACGGCCTCTTGTCTTTCCACTTCAAAACCTCAACCCGTCATTCTGCTTTATGCTGATGCGCCAACACCGTAACCAACTGTTCCAACTCTTGCGGCAAAGGAGCCACCAGTTTCAGTGGCTCGCCCGTCAGCGGGTGCTGCAAATGCAGTTCCGCCGCGTGCAGAAACATCCGTTTCAAACCCAGTTTTTGCAGCCGTTTGTTGGCTTGGTAGTCGCCATAGCGTTCGTCGCCCGCAATCGGGCACTGCTGCGACTGCATGTGTACGCGGATTTGATGGGTGCGGCCGGTTTTCAAGGTGGCTTCCACCAATGTTAAATGCGAAAGGCCGACCTGATGCAGCAGGCCGTCTGAAAAACACTTCAATACACGGAACACCGTATGCGCATGCTGGCCGTTTTCACTCACGCGCACCATCTTTTCGCCTTGTGCGCCCGTGTATTTGAACAGCGGCAGTTTCACATTCAACTTATCCTGCGCCAGCTTTCCTACGCCCAAAGCCAGATAAACTTTTTTCGGATGGTCGTTGCGGATGGCTTCGTGCAGCTTTACCAACGCACTGCGCTTTTTCGCAATCATCAGCAGCCCGCTGGTATCTTTGTCCAAACGGTGCACCAGCTCCAGATAACGCGCTTCGGGTCGGGCGCGGCGCAATTGCTCGATCACGCCGAAACTTACCCCGCTGCCGCCGTGTACCGCTACGCCGCTGGGCTTGTTCACCACCAGCATCGCATCGTCTTCGTAAACGATTTCAAAATCACGCGCAGGCACCGGCATGTTTTCAGACGGCCTCTGCTTTTCGGCAATGCGCACTGGCGGAATACGCAAAACATCGCCCGCTTCTATGCGGTCGGTAGGCTTGCAGCGTTTTTTGTTCAAGCGTACTTCGCCTGCGCGGATGATGCGCTGAATATGGCTTTTGGGCACCCCTTTCAAAATCTTGATTAAAAAGTTGTCGAGCCGCTGCCCTGCGTCTTCCGGCGGGATGCTGATGTGGTTAACCAAGTCTTTGCTAATTGTCGGCATTTTCTCTATAATCCGCTTACGTTTTCAGGGGCCGTTTTACAGATTGATCAGGCCGTCTGAAAACTTATTGTAAACTGGAATTTTATACTAAAAAGCACGCCACAAAGCATTTCCTTCATCTGCCGCCAAGCCCGGCGGGTGAAGACGTAATTAAGTTTAACCTTTTCCGGCAGGCCTTCCGATCCGGCATAAGACGCACCCGCTCAAACATGTGTGCAGCCCTCGGCAGTACAACCGCCGGACAGTAATGAAGAAGACGGCTAAGATTTTTCGTGTTTCGCACAGCATAGAAACCAAAGCGGAACCACAGGCATTACCGATATACTGTTTACACCCTTCCGCCGCCGCTTGCCGGTGCAGATACACGCGGATGATATTAAGAAATACCGCCGGTACACTTTTACACATAAAAAAACGGCACAAACCCCGTAAACAAATGCAGTTGTTTTGAGGCAATGCCCATTGCTCTTTATACACTCCTTCTCGTTCAGATAACGCCCCGCACGCCGTTTCAGACGGCCTGACCATTGGCGGCTTATAAGCGTTGAATACTGATTACCGGCCTCGTGGGTGCTCAAAAACGAGGTAGTTATGAAACGTATGTTATTTAATGCCACGCAGGCCGAAGAGCTGCGCGTGGCGATTGTCGACGGGCAAACGCTGCTCGATCTCGATATTGAAACGCTGGGTAAAGAACAGCGCAAAGGTAATATCTACAAGGGTATCATCACCCGCATCGAACCGTCGCTGGAAGCGTGTTTCGTCGATTACGGCACCGACCGCCACGGTTTTCTCCCCTTCAAAGAAGTCTCCCGTTCCTATTTCCAAGACTACGAGGGCGGCCGCGCCCGTATCCAAGACGTGCTGAAAGAAGGCATGGAAATCATTGTTCAGGTTGAAAAAGACGAACGCGGCAACAAAGGTGCGGCGCTCACCACTTTTATCAGCCTGGCCGGCCGCTATCTCGTACTGATGCCGAACAACCCCCGCGGCGGCGGCGTATCTCGCCGTATCGAAGGCGAAGAACGTCAAGAGTTAAAAGCCGCTATGGCCGAATTGGACGTACCGCGCGGCATGAGCCTGATCGCCCGTACCGCCGGTATCGGCCGTAGCGTAGAAGAACTGCAATGGGACTTCAACTACCTGCAACAACTTTGGCAGGCCATCGAAGAAGCCGGCCGCGCTCACAACGAGCCTTACCTGCTCTTTATGGAAAGCTCGCTGCTTATCCGCGCCATCCGTGACTACTTCCGCCCCGACATCGGCGAAATTTTGGTCGACAACCAAGAAGTGTACGACCAGATTTCCGAATTTATGTCGTATGTGATGCCCAACAACATAGGCCGTCTGAAACTCTATCAAGACCACACTCCGCTGTTTTCGCGTTTCCAAATCGAACACCAAATCGAAAGCGCATTTTCGCGTAGTGTCAGCCTGCCTTCCGGCGGTGCGATTGTGATCGATCACACAGAGGCACTGGTTTCCATTGATGTCAACTCTGCCCGTGCCACCCGCGGTGCAGACATCGAAGACACCGCCTTCAAGACCAATATGGAAGCCGCCGAAGAAGTGGCCCGCCAAATGCGTTTGCGCGACTTGGGCGGCTTGGTGGTAATCGACTTCATCGATATGGAAAATGCCAAGCATCAGCGCGATGTGGAAAACGTGCTGCGCGATGCCCTCAAAAAAGACCGGGCACGCGTGCAAATGGGCAAATTGAGCCGCTTCGGCCTGCTTGAACTTTCCCGTCAACGCCTGAAGCCTGCATTGGGCGAAAGCAGCCATATCGCCTGCCCGCGTTGCGCCGGCACCGGCGTAATCCGCAGCATCGAATCAACCGCCCTGCATGTGTTGCGCATCGTTCAGGAAGAAGCCATGAAAGACAACACTGGCGAAGTGCACGCGCAAGTGCCGGTTGATGTGGCCACGTTCCTGCTCAATGAAAAACGCGCCGAGCTTTTCGGTATGGAAGAACGTTTGGACGTATCCGTTTTCCTGATTCCCAACATCCACCTCGAAAACCCGCACTACGAAGTTACCCGTGTGCGTACCGACGATGTAGACGAAAACGCCGAGCCAAGCTACAAACGCGTGGCCGCACCGGAAGAAGACGAAAATGCCAAACCTTTCGGCGGCGATAAAGCCAAAGCTACCCGTCCCGAACCGGCCGTAAAAGGCGTAAAACATACCCAACCCGCACCGATTGTAAACACTCCGTCCGCCCAAGCATCGTGGTGGAGCAATTTCAAAAACTGGCTGGGTAAAATTTTCGGCACTTCCGCGGCAGAAGAAAAAACAGCCGATTCCGAAAAAACCGAAAAACGCAGCGCAGGCGGCCGTCAGAACGCGCGCCGTTCTTCCAACCGCCGCAATCACCCGCGCCGCGGGCAAAATGTCAAACGTCAAGATACTGACGGCGATAAAGCCGAAACGGAAAACAAAGCCGTCAAATTGACGGAAGAAAAAGACAACAGCGGCCGCAGTAACCGCCGTAATCAAAATGACAACAGCCGTGAACGTAGCGGCCGTCAAAGCCAAAGCTCAGACGAAGACCGTCGCAACGATGCAGTCCAAACGGAAGAAGCTGAAAACAGCCGCAACGAACGCCAAAGCGGACAATCGGACCGTCGCCGCCGCAACAGCCGCCCCGAAGAAAAAACCACCGCTGCTCCTTCAGCCGCCGTTGAAACTGCCGATACTGCGGCGGAACCTCAAGTTGCCGATATAAACGAAGCCGAGGTACCTGCTGAAAGCACATCCGACTCGAATGAAAACCGTAACAACCGCCGACGCAATGGCCGCAACCGCGACCAACGCGATCAGCGTGAACGCCGGAACAATACTAAAAAACGTAATATTCCGTCTGCAGCAAAAATCGAACAATATTTGAGTATCGAAGAAACGGGTAACAAGGTGCGTTTTGCCGTAGCGCATATTTTTGGCAAGGAAATCGAAACTCCGGTTTCTATTCCTGTTGCCGCTCCGCTGGCAGATACCTCCATTGTCGAATCCAAAGACGATGCACCGCTGGTGGTTGTGGTTCCGCAGCAGGACGAAAACGAACCCACACCCTTATTATTCGCCATTGAAGATGACCTCGACGACACACTTCCCGTTGCCTCTCATACAGAACAGGATTTTGTGATACAGGCCATCGATAATGTGGAACAAGCCGTTGCCGAGATCGTGGGCGTACCGCCTTTTGAGTCTGTTGTACCCTCGGAACCTGAAACCGTAACAACCGTAGCCGCAATTGTCGAAACGGCTGAAGTTACACCCTTGCAGCCTGCCGTGGACAACTTGGATTTAGGCGGCTTGATTTTGGTACAAACCCGTGCCGAAGCATTAAAAGCAGCCGTATCCCAAATCCAGCCCGAAACGGTAAACGGCTTGCGTCGCTCGGATGTCCCCAAAGCCGTTGAGACCGACATTTCGGATCTACCGATGGTTCAGATTGAAACGCGTCAATAAGCCGGCTGCATTCAAAAACGCACAGCCCGACTGTTTACTCAGCCGGGCTGTTTTATTGAGGCCGTCTGAAAACAAAAGCAACCGGCAGATAACCCGATATATCTTGTTTTTCAGACGGCCCCAATCGGTATTACTGTTCAAAAGGGTTCCAGCTCTTCGATCCTTTAACCTTGTGCAGATAATAGGCCCGGTTTGCCGTCAAAGCGTAAAGCGCGGCAAACGCAAAACCTACTCCCCTATTGATGGCATTTAAAGAGTGCTCGGTGATATCGGGAGCAAAAAGCATTATCGCCGCATCAAGCAGAATGGAGCAAGCCACGGTAATGCCCAACAATGTCAAATTTTTGCGCCACAAACCCAAAACGAAAAAATAGATAAAACCGAAAAAGAATGCTATGAAATTGATTAGATAAAGATTTCGCTGCATAAACGGCACTGCTTTGATGGCAGCTTTGAATTCCGGTACATTGGGATTGGTGCCGTATTTGTCGAAAAATTCAAATCTCTTTTGCCATTTGCCGCTCAGTCCCGAATAATCATTGGCGTTCATTTTGCCTCCCTTTCAATTGCGGTAAAACCAAATCAAATATGCCATTATATTAAAACAACAGGCCGTCTGAATAGTTTTCAGACAGCCTGTCGCATACTTGCCGGTTCACACGGCTTCCATTTCAGCATTCATGGTTTTCAGCATTTTTTCCACTTTTTCCGGATCTTCACTGCGCATCAGACGGGCGGTTTCATTTTCCAGATTCATCGTGTTGCTGCGCAACACAATATCTTTCACCGCCAACAGGTTATTGGGATTCATCGAAAAACGGCGCAACCCCATACCGAGCAACAGGCGGGTAAATGTGGTGTCTCCTGCCATTTCCCCGCAAATCGACACCGTTTTACCCATACGGTTGGCCGTGCGGATAACGTGCTGTATGAGCTTGAGCACAGCGGGATGGCTCGGCTGGTAAAGATAGCTTACGGCATCGTCGCCGCGGTCCACCGACAAAGTGTATTGAATTAAGTCGTTGGTGCCGATGGAAATAAAGTCGACATGTTTCAGCAAACTGCCGACGGTCAGCGCGGCGGACGGTATTTCTATCATGCAGCCGACGGAAACTTCCCCGAAAGGTTCGTTACGCTCGGTAAGCTGCCGTTGGGCGGTTTCAAGATGCACCAAACATTGCTTTACCTCGGAAATAGAAGCAATCATCGGCCACATCATTTTTACCGGCCCGTGCAAGGCGGCTCGCAGAATCGCCCGCATCTGGGTGCGGAACATTACCGGCTCGGCAAGGCACAGACGGATACCGGTCAGCCCCAGCGCAGGGTTGATGCTGCCGTTGGGTGTGCTGCTCTGGCCGAACCAACGCGGGTTTTTATCCACTCCCAAATCAACGGTGCGAATGGTCAGGTTTTTGCCTTTGAGCTTTTTAACGAAATGGCTGTACACCTCGTATTGTTCGTCTTCAGACGGCATCGTGTCGCGGTTAAGATAGAGGAATTCGCTACGGAACAAACCAACACCGTCGGCTCCCATATTGTGAAGCTGCTTGATGTCGTCGAGCGATTCGATATTGGCCAGCAGCTCGATATTTTGACCGTCTTCGGTGGTGGCAGCGGTTTTTTTGATTTTATTGAGCTCGCGCTTGCGGTTGCGGTATTCGCGGGCGCGGGCGCGGTATTCGTTCAAAACCACTTCGTCGGGGGCGATAAACAGTATGCCGTTTATACCGTCTACAATCACCCATTCGTTTTCGGTAATCAGTTTGCGGGCGTTATGCAGGCCGATAACCGACGGGATATCCAAGCTGCGGCCCAAAATCGCGGTATGGCTGGTCGGGCCGCCGGCATCGGTAACAAACGCGGCAACGCGTTGTTCTTTGAAATAAACAGTATCAGCGGGAGAAATATCGTGCGCCACCAGAATAGTGTCTTCCAGCAGGTTGGCATCAAGGTTCAATTCGTTGCTCAAACCGACCAAGTTGTTGTAGATGCGCTCAACCACCTGAAGCATGTCTTGCTTGCGTTCGCGCAAATAGGCATCGTCTATTTCGTCGAACTGCTGCGCCAGCTTGTCGGTTTGCTGTTTTAACGCCCATTCCGCATTGATAAACTGCTCTTCGATGATATCGACGGGTTCGCGCGACAAAGTAACGTCGGTCAGCAACATCAGATGCAGCGAAATGAACGCCCCAAGCTCGGTGGGGGCGTTTTCGGGAATGGCGCTGCGCAACTGTTCCAATTCCTTTCGGGAAACTTTAACCGCTGCTTCGTAACGTGCTACTTCGGCCGGAATGTCTTTTTCTTCTACATCATACTGCGGCACTTCGGTCATGCCGCGCGTAATCAGGTGGGCGCGCCCGATAGCAATGCCTTTACCGGCACTCACGCCGTGTAACACGATACTCATTTTATTCGCCTTCGCCGAAATGATCGTTGATTAAATCTACCAATGCCCGCATTGCAGCCGCTTCGTCGGCACCGTCGGTTTCCAGTTCGATTACCGTACCTTTGGCCGCCGCCAGCATCATCAATCCCATAATGCTTTTACCATTCACCCGTTTCCCGTTTCGGCTTACCCAGACTTCGCTCTGAAACTGCCCCGCCGTTTGAGTAAACTTGCTCGAAGCACGGGCATGCAGGCCGAGCTTGTTAATGATTTCAATCTCTTGTTTCAGCATACCTCATACTCTCCCTCGGGCGGATTGGTAATGGATAAAATACCGTTAACGGCGGCTTGTTTCACGGTTTCGGTAAAGGCCGTGAGATCTTCTGCCGCTGCGGAATACTGCACTGCTTTTACCATCATCGGCGCATTGAGACCGGTGAGCATGGCCACTTTTCCCGGCACGACCAACTGGCGGGCGGCATTACACGGCGTTGCACCGAAAATATCGGTGAGCACCAACACACCTTGCCCTTCCGGGTCTATTCCGCTAATCAGATTTTGGATTTTTGCAATGATTTCGTCGTGCCCGTCGTTCGGTTCCACCCCCAAAAGGCGGATATGCGGCGGCGTTTCCATAAAGAAATGCTGTGCCAACCCACGGTAAGCGGCACCTATGGCCTCGTGGGTAACAATGATGATGCCTATCATAAAAGTATCCTGTTCGGCCTGCCGTTCGAATGCAGGCTGATGTTTAAACGGGAAATATTATAAGTGAAACCGTGTGCCGGATATACAACGGGCCGTCTGAAAACGGCTTTTCAGACGGCCTTCAAACAAGACGGCGTATGTAACGGCACGTTTTCCGGCTACGGCTTACTGCTCGCGCAAGGCGTATACCGCGCCCAGATTACGCCATGCACCGGCAGCATCCATACCATAGCCGAACACATAGCGGTTGGGCACGTTGATGCCGACATAATCGGCCGTAATCGGTTTTTCTTTATCGATCAGTTTGTTGGCAAACACGGCGGTTGAGCATGATGCGGCTCCCAATGCCAACACCTGCTCTTTGATGGCGGCCATGGTATGCCCTTCGTCGAGAATATCGTCGAGAATCAGCACATGGCGGTCGGCCACGCTCTCTTGCGGTGCACGCAACCAGTTGAAGTTGCCGCCTTTCAATTTGTCGCCGTAGCGCGAAACATGAACGTAATCGAAATCCAAAGGAAAACGCAGCAGCGGCAGAAGCTGGCCGGTAAACACCACAGCCCCGCCCATCACCGGCAAAACCAGCGGGTATTTCCCGCCCAAATCGGCTGTGATTTCATCTGCAAGGCGTTGCAATTTGCGGCGGCACTCGTCTTCATCGAACAGCAGTTCTGCGCTGTCGAGCATGGCTTGGGTATAACGGCGTTTGGTTTCGATGTCCATTTTCAATCAATTCGGTAATACAAATAAAACCGCATTATATTACAGCGCTTGCCTTCCCGCTGCTTTTTAAGGCTTATCTTGCAACGGAAACCATAACCTTCGG includes the following:
- a CDS encoding GIY-YIG nuclease family protein yields the protein MQSAEYLSLFSLPEKISDGDWYVYLVLCENGSLYCGITNCPEARFALHLAGKGAKYMRIHKPVSMRLVYMGISRGQAARVELLIKKFKVEQKRQLWAALDDFQTA
- a CDS encoding LysR family transcriptional regulator, translated to MDSIIELRHLKTLLALEETGSVSLAAKRVFLTQSALSHQIRALENYYETPLFERKSTPLRFTPAGERLLQLARDLLPQVAAAERDMAQIIEGEAGELRLAVECHTCFDWLMPAMGEFRPLWPQVELDIVSGFQADPVGLLLQHRADLAIVSDAEPQSGITFQPLFAYGMVGICAKDHPLAAKNVWEAEDFADETLITYPVPDDMLDLLRKVLLPKGINPPRRHSELTIAIIQLVASRRGIAALPYWTVMPYLEKDYVISRPITENGLQSELYAAMRAEDMGKTYLENFCQIVRDRGFADLPGLSVLEM
- a CDS encoding RluA family pseudouridine synthase, producing MPTISKDLVNHISIPPEDAGQRLDNFLIKILKGVPKSHIQRIIRAGEVRLNKKRCKPTDRIEAGDVLRIPPVRIAEKQRPSENMPVPARDFEIVYEDDAMLVVNKPSGVAVHGGSGVSFGVIEQLRRARPEARYLELVHRLDKDTSGLLMIAKKRSALVKLHEAIRNDHPKKVYLALGVGKLAQDKLNVKLPLFKYTGAQGEKMVRVSENGQHAHTVFRVLKCFSDGLLHQVGLSHLTLVEATLKTGRTHQIRVHMQSQQCPIAGDERYGDYQANKRLQKLGLKRMFLHAAELHLQHPLTGEPLKLVAPLPQELEQLVTVLAHQHKAE
- a CDS encoding Rne/Rng family ribonuclease, whose protein sequence is MLFNATQAEELRVAIVDGQTLLDLDIETLGKEQRKGNIYKGIITRIEPSLEACFVDYGTDRHGFLPFKEVSRSYFQDYEGGRARIQDVLKEGMEIIVQVEKDERGNKGAALTTFISLAGRYLVLMPNNPRGGGVSRRIEGEERQELKAAMAELDVPRGMSLIARTAGIGRSVEELQWDFNYLQQLWQAIEEAGRAHNEPYLLFMESSLLIRAIRDYFRPDIGEILVDNQEVYDQISEFMSYVMPNNIGRLKLYQDHTPLFSRFQIEHQIESAFSRSVSLPSGGAIVIDHTEALVSIDVNSARATRGADIEDTAFKTNMEAAEEVARQMRLRDLGGLVVIDFIDMENAKHQRDVENVLRDALKKDRARVQMGKLSRFGLLELSRQRLKPALGESSHIACPRCAGTGVIRSIESTALHVLRIVQEEAMKDNTGEVHAQVPVDVATFLLNEKRAELFGMEERLDVSVFLIPNIHLENPHYEVTRVRTDDVDENAEPSYKRVAAPEEDENAKPFGGDKAKATRPEPAVKGVKHTQPAPIVNTPSAQASWWSNFKNWLGKIFGTSAAEEKTADSEKTEKRSAGGRQNARRSSNRRNHPRRGQNVKRQDTDGDKAETENKAVKLTEEKDNSGRSNRRNQNDNSRERSGRQSQSSDEDRRNDAVQTEEAENSRNERQSGQSDRRRRNSRPEEKTTAAPSAAVETADTAAEPQVADINEAEVPAESTSDSNENRNNRRRNGRNRDQRDQRERRNNTKKRNIPSAAKIEQYLSIEETGNKVRFAVAHIFGKEIETPVSIPVAAPLADTSIVESKDDAPLVVVVPQQDENEPTPLLFAIEDDLDDTLPVASHTEQDFVIQAIDNVEQAVAEIVGVPPFESVVPSEPETVTTVAAIVETAEVTPLQPAVDNLDLGGLILVQTRAEALKAAVSQIQPETVNGLRRSDVPKAVETDISDLPMVQIETRQ
- a CDS encoding DUF2628 domain-containing protein, whose translation is MNANDYSGLSGKWQKRFEFFDKYGTNPNVPEFKAAIKAVPFMQRNLYLINFIAFFFGFIYFFVLGLWRKNLTLLGITVACSILLDAAIMLFAPDITEHSLNAINRGVGFAFAALYALTANRAYYLHKVKGSKSWNPFEQ
- the ptsP gene encoding phosphoenolpyruvate--protein phosphotransferase codes for the protein MSIVLHGVSAGKGIAIGRAHLITRGMTEVPQYDVEEKDIPAEVARYEAAVKVSRKELEQLRSAIPENAPTELGAFISLHLMLLTDVTLSREPVDIIEEQFINAEWALKQQTDKLAQQFDEIDDAYLRERKQDMLQVVERIYNNLVGLSNELNLDANLLEDTILVAHDISPADTVYFKEQRVAAFVTDAGGPTSHTAILGRSLDIPSVIGLHNARKLITENEWVIVDGINGILFIAPDEVVLNEYRARAREYRNRKRELNKIKKTAATTEDGQNIELLANIESLDDIKQLHNMGADGVGLFRSEFLYLNRDTMPSEDEQYEVYSHFVKKLKGKNLTIRTVDLGVDKNPRWFGQSSTPNGSINPALGLTGIRLCLAEPVMFRTQMRAILRAALHGPVKMMWPMIASISEVKQCLVHLETAQRQLTERNEPFGEVSVGCMIEIPSAALTVGSLLKHVDFISIGTNDLIQYTLSVDRGDDAVSYLYQPSHPAVLKLIQHVIRTANRMGKTVSICGEMAGDTTFTRLLLGMGLRRFSMNPNNLLAVKDIVLRSNTMNLENETARLMRSEDPEKVEKMLKTMNAEMEAV
- a CDS encoding HPr family phosphocarrier protein; this encodes MLKQEIEIINKLGLHARASSKFTQTAGQFQSEVWVSRNGKRVNGKSIMGLMMLAAAKGTVIELETDGADEAAAMRALVDLINDHFGEGE
- a CDS encoding PTS sugar transporter subunit IIA; translated protein: MIGIIIVTHEAIGAAYRGLAQHFFMETPPHIRLLGVEPNDGHDEIIAKIQNLISGIDPEGQGVLVLTDIFGATPCNAARQLVVPGKVAMLTGLNAPMMVKAVQYSAAAEDLTAFTETVKQAAVNGILSITNPPEGEYEVC
- a CDS encoding hypoxanthine-guanine phosphoribosyltransferase, which translates into the protein MDIETKRRYTQAMLDSAELLFDEDECRRKLQRLADEITADLGGKYPLVLPVMGGAVVFTGQLLPLLRFPLDFDYVHVSRYGDKLKGGNFNWLRAPQESVADRHVLILDDILDEGHTMAAIKEQVLALGAASCSTAVFANKLIDKEKPITADYVGINVPNRYVFGYGMDAAGAWRNLGAVYALREQ